The Raphanus sativus cultivar WK10039 chromosome 6, ASM80110v3, whole genome shotgun sequence sequence TGGTCGATGCGACTCTCGAGTTCAATTTCCCAAGTTCTAGATCTCGCggctgattttttattttatttacataaacaGTATTGTACTTATTTGGTTTCTGTTTGTGTTTCTGCAACTTCTAATTGCAATAAAAATGTATGATCCCATGATACCGTTTAATTATTTGCTTGGTAACAGAATTATATATGTGatttaagcaaaaaaacaaaaaacagaatTACAaatgttttagcaaaaaaaaatgtatcataGTTTATTTATTGATCTCTACTTAGAATATTAGTATTTTACATTTTGACCAGATAGAATGTTATTTTACATTTTGACCTAAAagattattttacattttttctaCGAGTTATGGTGGAAATTTTGATCTGGGCCTTGATAAAATGCAGAgcatatgtataatatataaactagTTAATTAAACTCACGTCACTGAATATAACTTTTAGGTTTTATACCCAAAAATTAAACTACATGCGTTGTTCAGAGTGGTATCAAAGGATAAAAAAGAAGGTTTAGGATAACTACTTCCAGGCTCTCAGTCTCAGCGgcaaagtaaaagaaaaattacatgTGACCACTTAGAGCAATTTGACTTTAGAAGAAACAAATAATGCAAAAATGCTTcagattcaaaaatattttgtgtaattcGAAACTGATAAATGTTTTACTTTGTAACTCTCtcctttttaattatattaatttaattgactttttcgattttttttgttggtttcacTCAATTTTTATTCtgtatacaaaattttatttagtcTCTTTTGTGTTTATTTTCTCATCAAAATTGAACTGTAATATGTAAGTAACCAAAAATTGACTATAAAATTTTGACATTAGAAACATAAAGGCTGCActtcatattttcatttttttcattcgAAAAAGGTTGCATTTCTAAAATGTGACCGTAATTGACAACCGTAGATTGACCGGCTGATTGACCTAAATCAATTGTAAATCATTGTTTATATGTAAACAATACAAAAAGTTTTTGGCTTCTTCCACTTTGTCTGTCAGGTACCGTTCCTGAATCCTGACGAAGTATAATGTGAGTATTCTAAAAAATTCTCAAAACCAAAGTCTTATTGTAACATTCTGGATTATTATTTGTAGTAATTTATGTTGAAAtgtataaaaatttgatttatatactTACATTACTAAAATGCATGTACTTATCTTTTTATTAGTTCTTTAAAAACACTTTACAGTTAAGCATGCTTGAACGGGATTAATCGAATAATGATTGATTTATTGGTAAATAATTCGTAATATGGTGTGTGTGAGGGCAAAACACAGAAACAAATTATACGGTtggtaaataaatttttaaaaaattaaggaACCCACCATCTGCAAATAATCAACTTCATAGACTAAGTGAGTGGGCATGGAAGTCCACTAGTAGGAGCAGTAGGgtttttacatttataatatcATAAGGATTATGTACATATTACATACATAGGATCATAAGGGTTAAAAAGCCTGTAAATAGATAGGGGTCATAAGGGGTTTTAGTTGAGTCATTCATACGATTAATAATAAACCCTAGGTAAAAGGATATTCACCTCAATTTGTTTTGAATTCTATGTTTTCTATATTCTTTGTTCTTTCTCTTGAAAATTCACAAGTAGCTTTGATGAGCCATCAACGCAAAGACTTCATCAAACCAAAGATCCAGCTCTTAAAATAATCACTCGATCATGAACATTGGCTTCCAAGCTTATACGCAAATGCAAAAGCGAGGCGGGAGGAAGGAATGAATATGCATCATTGTGGTACCACATAGCTTCTAAGCTCTAAACTTGTGTTCTTATGGATTATCAGATAATTTCATTCACACGATTTCTCCTAAAGAGTCAAAGCTGCGAGTTTAAATCTCGAATTTATCGTTATAACTAAATCGAAGCCAATGAGTGTTTACAAAGTCATCATGAGTGTTGCCTGAGTCATTAATGTGTATCAAACCGAAAGACCAACGTGAAAACACAGTCCGATTGTTCTTAATTTTCATCCAACATGAAAAGGTAAAAAACCACTTAAAAGCAAAAATGGCAAACCAAATACTTTGAGATGATATGACTTGGCAACGTATGGTGATGCGTTACAACTTACAAATGAAAACAACCTCACATTCATCTCACGCTACCATGACTTGGGAACTTGCTTGAAGTTTgcttcaatttcttttttttttctttcccttATCTAgtgatcaaaaataaattaccaATAGCTAGGCGcaattaatattcaaaatttgattgttGAAACGTCTCCTTTCGATGTGGTTAGTAATCATCATAGTATCAACCAAAAATGTTTAGCCATACATTTTGTAACACAATTGATCTATAATTTGTCAactaatttcatatttaaattgcTTCAAGAACAAATAAAGACAAAAATGGTGAAACTCTATTCGCCACGTATGATAAAACGGACTAGTGTTTGGTGAAATCGGGGCCACTATCCCGGTAacttctccttttttttctaCTTCGGTGTCTTCTTGCAGTTTTCACTTTTTCACCATTTTTACCGTTTCCTTTCCAACagagaaagaaaacaatttttagaaaaatacaagAGGCGAAGGCGAAGAGAAGGTGCTTGAACTATCGCTACTAAGAAGAAAGCCTACAGAGATCTGAACTCAGATTCCACTCGTAAAAACCTCTCCGTCACCATCTCGCCACACTCCGGTGTACCGGAATCTGATTCCGGAACCGACATTGCTTCCTTCAACGCCTCCAAACAGACTTCGTTTCTCCTTCGAGTAGATTTCGCGGCTGCTGGATTCGATTCAGTAAGTTCGATCAAACTTTTTGATTCGAGTTCTATATGAAGTGAGCATCTTCTAGGCACTTGGACTTATTGTATATGATCCTTGGAGATCTGATAAATGATTTTGAAATTGAGTGTAATGTTGTTAACTTCCTTGTTTCGTGTTTCAGGTATAAACAGTAGCAACACTCTATATACACTGGCCTGAgtctttgttttttgtttttctctcaAATGAAGAGATTTTATGGAGGGCTTCTCGTTGCATCAATGTGTATGTTCTTCACGGTGTACAGATACATCGACTTGAAACCTCCTGTCGAGAAGCCTTACATCACTGCCTCTGTTCTAACTACCAACACCACTCTCCCTCTCGAATGGCTTCGAATCACCCTCCCTGACTTCATGAACGAAGCAAGAAACACTCAAGAAGCGCTCTCCGGCGACGAGATTGTCACTGTCTCCAGTCTATTCCTTGAGCAGAACTTctccagagaagagagagagtctCTGCTTACATGGAACCGTCTCCAAAGCTTGGTTGATAACGCACAGAGCTTAGCGAATGGAGTTGACGCTATCAAGGAAGCTGGCATTGTTTGGGAGAGTCTTGTCTCAGCTGTTGTTGAAGCCGACAAGGTAGCTGATGGTAACGTAAACCAAACGAGGAGAGGCAAAGAGGAGGAGCTTTGTCCTCAGTTTCTTAGTAAAATGAATGCTACTGAAGATGATGGAAGCAGTCTCAAGTTGAAAATACCTTGCGGTTTGACTCAGGGCTCATCTATTACTGTCATTGGCATCCCTGATGGTCTTGTTGGTAGCTTCAGGATTGATCTAACGGGACAACCGCTTCCCGGGGAGCCTGATCCGCCCATTATTGTGCATTACAATGTCAGGCTCCTTGGAGACAAGTCGACTGAGGATCCTGTGATTGTCCAAAACAGCTGGACGGTGGCTCGTGATTGGGGCGTTGAGGAGCGTTGTCCAAATTATGATCCTGATTTGAATAAGAAAGTTGATGACTTGGATCAATGTGACAAGGTGGTGGGTAGAGAAGTCAACCGAACTTCTTCCGCTAGCTTGCAGTCTAATACTTCAAAGGGGATTCCAGTAGCTAAGGAAGCATCTAAACATGAAAAGTACTTTCCTTTTAAACAAGGTTTCTTATCGGTTGCTACGCTTAGGGTGGGAACTGATGGAATGCAGATGACGGTTGATGGGAAACATATAACCTCATTCGCTTTCCGCGATGTAATATCATGACAATCACACTTCTTTTATATCCTACTCTGCTCTTGGCAACTGTTGGCATCAAATGTTAAAGATTCTTCATCTTTGGTACAGACACTGGAGCCATGGCTTGTTAGTGAAGTGAGGATTACAGGTGATTTGAAGTTACTATCAATTCTTGCCAGCGGCTTACCCACATCAGAAGAATCAGAGCATGTTGTTGATCTAGAGGCACTGAAGGCACCTCCCCTTTCACCATTAAGGCCATTAGATCTTGTTATTGGCGTTTTCTCCACAGCAAACAATTTTAAACGAAGGATGGCTGTGAGAAGAACATGGATGCAGTATGATGATGTAAGATTTGGAAGAGCTGCAGTACGCTTTTTTGTTGGCCTTGTAAGCTTTCTCCCTCTTTGAAATCATCAGGTGCATATTGAAGTTTTTTTAGTTCTTAATCATATGATTAATATGCAGCACAAAAGTCCTATTGTTAACTTGGAACTATGGAACGAGGCTCGGACTTACGGTGATGTTCAGTTAATGCCCTTTGTTGATTACTACAGTCTCATCAGCTGGAAAACACTAGCAATCTGCATCTTTGGGGTAAGAATTGTCTTTATACAAGATTGACTAGTCTTTACAATTTTGCCTCACCAACGACATCTCGTGAACAGACAGAGGTTGACTCAGCTAAGTTTATCATGAAAACGGATGATGATGCTTTTGTTCGTGTTGATGaagtattattttctttatcattgATCAACAACACTCGCGGGTTGATATACGGACTGATCAATTCTGACTCTCAACCAATCCGAAACCCTGATAGCAAATGGTACATCAGTTATGAGGTACAAAACAAACTTAATACGGCCATGTGAATTCATGATTGACGATTTCATCTGACAATGGTTGAACTAAAAAAAACAGGAATGGCCAGAAGAGAAGTACCCACCATGGGCGCATGGTCCAGGCTACATTGTGTCCCGAGATATAGCAGAATCTGTGAGCAAGCTTTTCAAAGAAGGAAATCTAAAGGTACTACTACTCTTTATGTTTAAGTACATTTTGGAAATGCACGCAGAGTGGATCGTGAAATGTCGAAATTGTAATAGATGTTCAAGCTAGAAGATGTGGCGATGGGTATATGGATTGCTGACCTAAGGAAGCATGGACTCGAGCCTCACTACGAGAATGATGGAAGGATCATTAGTGATGGATGCAAAGACGGTTATGTGGTTGCTCATTACCAAAGCCCTGCTGAAATGACTTGCCTTTGGCGTAAATACCAAGAAACCAAACGGTCTATTTGCTGCCGCGGTTGGTAAAACTCAACTACTTAAACGCACATTTTCACGTCTGCGTCCACAGGTACATAAAGAGAATGTGGTTTGGTCTGTTAATTCTTTGTTGTAAAACATCTGATTTGGTTTGTTAGTACAAAGTAGATTAAAAGATACGTAGCTTAGTTTTAGTTGTATATCCTTTTATTAGACTGGTGGTGTGGAGTCATAGGAGCATATTACACTGTATATTTTCACAGCACTTTCATATAAATCAATTGTTATTATTGCTTAGTATTCACATGTGTGACGTGTTCTCCACTTCATAGTGACACGTTTATCTGCTAATGGATAAGATCAATCACTGTCTTACAACTCGAATTATTTAGGTCCCATTGGTAATTATTTATCTGGGAAAAAGGTCTGCCTAAGTTAACATTTTCTAGATCTTTCCACAACTTACATTTGCAACTCTTAAATCGTCAAAGGCCATCTACTCCATCAGTTAGTGTTTATCCTCCATTCTTTTGTTTCCTATGGCGACAGAACAAGAAGCTGAAGTTGTAAGAGAGACTTCCTCTGTTTCCGCAAGATTTCTAAGAAACAGAGACTTGTACCCCTTCTTGCCTTTCCTCTTAGGCTTTTCTGATCAAGAGTCATCACATGGAGACGACGACGTTGCTTCGACGCGTGACCGTATCATTCTGGTCAACCCTTTTACGCAAGGAATGATCGTCCTCGAGGAGTCATCGGGATTGAATCCTCTGCTTCGCGGCTTATTTGAATCACGTGAGGAAGGTCATCCTCCAGCGTCCAAGGCTTCCATCGACGCGATGCTTAACGTTGATGTCGTTAGCTGTGTAGGAGAGTGTGTGATTTGTCTAGAGGAATGGAAGGCGGAGGAGACGGTGAAGGAGATGCCGTGTAAGCATAAATTTCATGGAGGATGCATAGAGAAATGGTTAGGGCTTCATGGGTCGTGTCCTGTTTGTAGGTACGACATGCCTGTTGATGGAGATGAGGTTGGAAAGAAAAGTAATGATGGAAGAGAGATTTGGGTTAGGTTTAGCTTCAACGGTGGTGGTCGGAGTGTTAGAGATTCTTCTGGTCATGACGATGGAAACAGTGACGGTGATGGTGACATTGTTACATCTAGTGGCACCAGACCTGTTCTTGAGTCCGAGAATTAGGGTTACAGAAGAAGGAACTTGTGCCACTCTTTTGGTccctttgttttatgttttgtttcttgaatTCTTGTATCATAATGAAATCCTTCTTTTCTAAATCCCTACGTTAAGACATTTTTCACGACAAGTCCGATGAATCTTTACACCATTTTTCTACGTGGTATGCTCAAATCTTACTAATAGCCACGTTGATGAcatattgccatatgtacgtGCGAAATCTGCTCGATCTTCGAAACACGCCCACTAATTCACCGGGAAAAGGACCAACATCGTGCAAAATTTGCGTTAGTTGCATATTTCATCATAAactttgaaaaaattcaaaaatctaaTATAGAATTTTCAGAATCGTATGTATGTATGTTGACCGTCAAAAACGGTAGTTATTAGTGTACGTATGTCATTGTAAATATCTCGGTTTATCTCGGTTTAGCATTAGCTAATTAGCTTACCGGTTAGATACGGTTTAGATGTGATTATGATGTATATATTCTTCAACTGTAcatttttgataattaatgAGAATGTTTTCGTTTACTCATATGGTTCAGAGCGAATTATTCTCTAACAAACTTTCTCCTCGATTTATCATTTTTTCGTCGGATTCTCACCAAAATTTCGCCAGATCTCCTTCGCCGATCACCATCTCATCGTCGATTTG is a genomic window containing:
- the LOC108813266 gene encoding E3 ubiquitin-protein ligase MPSR1, with protein sequence MATEQEAEVVRETSSVSARFLRNRDLYPFLPFLLGFSDQESSHGDDDVASTRDRIILVNPFTQGMIVLEESSGLNPLLRGLFESREEGHPPASKASIDAMLNVDVVSCVGECVICLEEWKAEETVKEMPCKHKFHGGCIEKWLGLHGSCPVCRYDMPVDGDEVGKKSNDGREIWVRFSFNGGGRSVRDSSGHDDGNSDGDGDIVTSSGTRPVLESEN
- the LOC108813265 gene encoding beta-1,3-galactosyltransferase GALT1 encodes the protein MKRFYGGLLVASMCMFFTVYRYIDLKPPVEKPYITASVLTTNTTLPLEWLRITLPDFMNEARNTQEALSGDEIVTVSSLFLEQNFSREERESLLTWNRLQSLVDNAQSLANGVDAIKEAGIVWESLVSAVVEADKVADGNVNQTRRGKEEELCPQFLSKMNATEDDGSSLKLKIPCGLTQGSSITVIGIPDGLVGSFRIDLTGQPLPGEPDPPIIVHYNVRLLGDKSTEDPVIVQNSWTVARDWGVEERCPNYDPDLNKKVDDLDQCDKVVGREVNRTSSASLQSNTSKGIPVAKEASKHEKYFPFKQGFLSVATLRVGTDGMQMTVDGKHITSFAFRDTLEPWLVSEVRITGDLKLLSILASGLPTSEESEHVVDLEALKAPPLSPLRPLDLVIGVFSTANNFKRRMAVRRTWMQYDDVRFGRAAVRFFVGLHKSPIVNLELWNEARTYGDVQLMPFVDYYSLISWKTLAICIFGTEVDSAKFIMKTDDDAFVRVDEVLFSLSLINNTRGLIYGLINSDSQPIRNPDSKWYISYEEWPEEKYPPWAHGPGYIVSRDIAESVSKLFKEGNLKMFKLEDVAMGIWIADLRKHGLEPHYENDGRIISDGCKDGYVVAHYQSPAEMTCLWRKYQETKRSICCRGW